Within Malus domestica chromosome 04, GDT2T_hap1, the genomic segment tgctgttgttgcTGGTTCTGATGACCAACTCCGCTCGGAGACCCAAGACTTCCACCTCCTCCGCCTTGCATCGGTAGTTGACCCTCGTCTTCCTCCAGTGGAAGCCGCTCATATGCCGCGTTGCTAAACGAAGCTGCCATGATAACAACCGGGCCAGATGCAATTAGCGTCCCCACAACGCTTCCCCCTACTACTTGCCCTTGCCCTCCTGCCAGATATATAGTTAAACCAGTTGCGGCAGGCGGGGCTGGAGGAGGCAGAAAGGACCCTGCTAGTGACAAGATCTCAAATCGACCGTGCAAGGTCACTATAGACCCTGGGGAGGCGGGCTGCCTGAGGGTCACATTCGTGACAGTGCCGGTCCCGCTCATAATGCAGACGCCTCTCTGGCGCCTGCGAGCAAAGGTGGCGACACTCTCCACTATGTCGCACCCGTCGGCAATCTCCATGACGTGGGTGCGGAGCGCATTGGCGCTGTCCCGGGTGATGATGATGGGGGGCTTAGGCTTGTTCTTGGATCCAGCAGGTCTTCCTCGGGGCCTTCTCGTCATTTCTGATCCGTCACCACCGGACATGGTAACATTGAGCTCTTTGCCTAATTCGCCTCCATTGCCACCGCTGTCATTGTTGTCGATATCCCGCTCTCTCTTCTGTCCCTTGTTAAGGCCGCTGCTTCCGGTTTGCTCGTCTTCAGAATTCTGTTGCTGGTGGTGGAACTGAGGATGCtgctgctggtgatgcaggtgGAAATCTCTTGTATGGAAGGGAGGGGGAAGAGAATGGGTGTCCATATCTTTATGCTTAAATTTTCAGtacttagaaaacaaaacaacCTTATTCTTTCCCTAAAAAACAAAGAACCCAATAAAGTAGCAAGAAATTGAGGA encodes:
- the LOC103437192 gene encoding AT-hook motif nuclear-localized protein 24, whose amino-acid sequence is MDTHSLPPPFHTRDFHLHHQQQHPQFHHQQQNSEDEQTGSSGLNKGQKRERDIDNNDSGGNGGELGKELNVTMSGGDGSEMTRRPRGRPAGSKNKPKPPIIITRDSANALRTHVMEIADGCDIVESVATFARRRQRGVCIMSGTGTVTNVTLRQPASPGSIVTLHGRFEILSLAGSFLPPPAPPAATGLTIYLAGGQGQVVGGSVVGTLIASGPVVIMAASFSNAAYERLPLEEDEGQLPMQGGGGGSLGSPSGVGHQNQQQQQQQQQQQLMAEAANSNPPLFHGLPPNLLNSMQLPAEAAYWATGRPPF